Below is a window of Candidatus Saganbacteria bacterium DNA.
AGGACCTGGATCTTCTTATCGCCGACGCTGGTAAGTATGACATCGACCTCATCCTTTACCTCTTCTGCCGGTCCCGCCGCGGCCCCTGCCATTACAGCTACCGGTGCTGCCGCCGTCACGCCGAACTTCTCTTCAAGCGCCTTCACCAGGTCGGACAGCTCTAACACCGTCAGGCCTTCGACCGTTGTTATGACATCTTCTATCTTACCCATCTTTCATCACGCTCCTTTCTTTTTTTGTATCTCGTTCAATGCGATCACGAACTTTCTTATCGGTCCCTGGAGGACCCTTACAAAACCCGTTATCGGCGATTTCATCCCGGCAAAAGCCATCGCCAGGAGCGCTTCCCTGCCGGGCAGCGCCGCGAGTTTTTTTACCTGTGAAGCGTCGATAAGCTTACCTTCCATCACGGCCGCTTTGACCAATGGTTTTTCGTTTTCCTTGATGAATGCCGTCAGTATCTTTGCCGGCCCTATCATATCCCCGAAACCGAATATTACGGATGTCGGGCCATTGAACGTTTTTTTAAGTTCCTCCTTGAAATCTCCTTCTATTGTCCTTGCCGCCAGAGTGTTCTTGACGACCTTATACTGCGCGTTCACATTCCACAATTTTCTTCTCAGTGCCGTCATCTGCGCTACCGTAAGCCCTTTATGATCTGTGAATATCATTATGTTGCTTTTTCCCGCCTTGTCCCTGATGTCTTCTATCTGGGCGGTTTTTTCGGGTCTTGGTTGTTTGTCCGTCATCCTAGTCCTCCAGCTCCTTTGCCAGTTTTGACACATTCAGCTTGATCCCGGGCCCCATCGTCGTTGAAACGGTCGCCGATTTCATAAATATGCCTTTTAAAGCGCTCGGCTTTGCCTTGTTTATGGCTTCGACCGCAGCGGTTATGTTCGCTTTCAAAGACTTTTCATCGAACGAGATCTTGCCGATCCCCAGATGTATGTTCCCGGTCTTGTCCATCTTAAACTCGAGCTTTCCGGCTTTGAACTCTCTTACGGCTTTTCCGATATCCATGGCCACCGTTCCCGCTTTCGGGCTTGGCATCAGGCCTTTTTTGCCGAGGACTTTTCCGAGTTTTCCGACCTGAGACATAATATCCGGAGTTGCAAGGACCAGGTCAAAATCAAGCCAGCCGGCCGAGATCTTTTCAACGAGGTCTTCGGCGCCCACGGCATCCGCCCCTGCCTCTTCAGCTTCTTTGTATTTGTCGCCTTTTGTCAGGACGACTATTTTTATTTTTTTTCCGGTACCGGCAGGCAGCGCGAACGTGCCTCTTACGCCCTGGTCGCTTTTCTTGGGATCGACCCCCAGATGCATGGCCAGGTCGACCGTCTCATCGAACTTTGCTCTTGCGGTCTTTTTTAAAAGGTCTACAGCTTCCGCCACCGTGTACTTTACCTGGTTGTCCACAAGTTTTTG
It encodes the following:
- the rplL gene encoding 50S ribosomal protein L7/L12 — encoded protein: MGKIEDVITTVEGLTVLELSDLVKALEEKFGVTAAAPVAVMAGAAAGPAEEVKDEVDVILTSVGDKKIQVLKVVREITGLGLKEAKDLVDTTPKPVKSKIKKAEAEEIKKKLEEQGGVVEIK
- the rplJ gene encoding 50S ribosomal protein L10; this encodes MTDKQPRPEKTAQIEDIRDKAGKSNIMIFTDHKGLTVAQMTALRRKLWNVNAQYKVVKNTLAARTIEGDFKEELKKTFNGPTSVIFGFGDMIGPAKILTAFIKENEKPLVKAAVMEGKLIDASQVKKLAALPGREALLAMAFAGMKSPITGFVRVLQGPIRKFVIALNEIQKKKGA
- the rplA gene encoding 50S ribosomal protein L1 — its product is MKSGKKYTEKQKLVDNQVKYTVAEAVDLLKKTARAKFDETVDLAMHLGVDPKKSDQGVRGTFALPAGTGKKIKIVVLTKGDKYKEAEEAGADAVGAEDLVEKISAGWLDFDLVLATPDIMSQVGKLGKVLGKKGLMPSPKAGTVAMDIGKAVREFKAGKLEFKMDKTGNIHLGIGKISFDEKSLKANITAAVEAINKAKPSALKGIFMKSATVSTTMGPGIKLNVSKLAKELED